The window CCGTCCCTTGGTAGGAATCTGGTTCGGATCACCATCCCAGATGAGCAATCGTTTTTCAAACCGCCGGACCTCCTGCACAAAGGGGAGTTTCATATGCAGACCAGCCTCTGTTATCGGCTCGCCCACCGGTCGACCAAACTGCACGACAATTGCCTGCTGCCCCTCCTGAAGAGTATAGAAGACTCCGGATAGACCGAAAAATGCCAGCAATACGACTACAACAGCAATTACTCGTAATTGAATGTTCATGGTTACTCTCCTCCGGCTGTTGCACCATCGACAGACTTCAGCGGAAGCCAGGGAACCATCGCCTTCTGATCTGTGTCGACGATATAGAGCCCTTTCATCTCTGCCAGAAAGTCGGTCATTGTTTCGAGATAGAGTCGTCTGCGCGTAACCTGTGGTGCTTTCTGATATTCGGCCAGTATTGCAGTAAATCGGGTTGCCTCACCTTCTGCCCGGTTGATCCGCTCAAGAGCATAGCCCTCTGCTTCACTGATACTCTGGGTTGCAACACCCCGAGCTTTCGGGATTTCGCGATTGGCCCGCTCCTGAGCGATATTGATAGTCCGTTCCTTGTCCTGTCGTGATTCGTTCACTTCATTGAAGGCTGGTTTCACTCTGTCAGGGGGAGTTACATCCTGCAGTTCGACGGTAACCAGGCGTACACCGCTCTGGTAGCTTGTCAGGACTTTTTGAATCTCCACTTTGGCTTCACTGGCGACGGCGACACGACCGGTCGTCAGAACATCACTGCCAAGGCGATTGCCTACAGCCCTTCGCATTATTGCCTCGGTGGTATCACGAATGGTCTTTGCTGTATTACGTACTTTGAACAGATAGAGTATTGGATCTTCAATGCGATACTGGATAATCCATTGCACATCTATCACATTGAGATCGCCGGTCAGCATCAGCGATTCCTCTACATGTGTCCCGCTTGGTGCATAGCGGGTTTTCATACCCGGCAAAGAGGACATTGTTCTGAAACCGAACTCCTCCTTCAAGACACGGGCTGTCGGCAATCGCCGGACCGTTTCAATGCTAAGCGGAAATTTAAAATGCAACCCAGGACTGGCCGTACGTACAACCTTGCCAAACCGCTGCACAATTCCCGTCTCTTCCGGCTGCACTGTAAACCAGGAAGAGCCAAGAAGCACTACCACGAGGAGAACTGCGATAAACAGAAGGCTCTCTTTAGGTTTGAAATTACCCAGCTTCAATTTAAAATTTTCCAGCACATCAAGGGCAGGTTTCAATGATTTTCGAATGTTATCTTCCTGTTCAGACATGGTCTGCTCCTTTTGTCTCCTGGTAGATCATTGCGCACATCCAGAGACTGTGTACGGAATCGACGTGTTGCCTCTCCGCTAGTGAACACTTTGCGCTTCGCGGCCGACTGGATGAGAATACCATCAGCCGTTCAACAACAGTTCCCATAGCTACCCCTTCGCTTTCCGGGCCGCATAGACGGCCTCGATGCCCTCAATGCTGGAAACATTAAGGATCTGGATTTCTATTGGCTTTAGCAGCAGGCTTTGTGTGCCAAGCAATACACTGAACGTATCAGAATTCAGATGATCGTTCATATGACCACGGGTTTCCCACTCAGAAATCAGATTGAAAATATTGTTATTTCCGATATCTGTGTATATTCCGTAGCTGAGCAGCCCATTGTCGTTTGCAGGTGCTTCAACCATCGCAAGGAGCGTTTGTAAAACTTCTCTTTTCTTCTCTGGTAAAGTGTTCAGTATAGTCCTTATGATGATCATAACTTGGGCACCTCGCATCCAGGTAAATCATGGAAAGTCATCCAGGTAGGTTACTGTTCCCCTTCGAAGGTTGAGACGGCATCCTGAAGCGAATCCTGCAGTGCACTCCAGGAATCCTCCACCCCTTTAACGATTTGCTCCGGTACACTGCCCTGACTCAGATTCAATTCGTGCAACCGCTGCTTGGCCTCTTCAATTCTCTGTTCAAGCACCTCGATATGGATGCTATCTGTGGCCCGAACGGCAATGGCTTTGCTTTCAATCTTCGCTTTGAGCTCAGCAAGTTTGATTTGTGCCAGCTCCACGTCCTTTTCCAGCTTTGTCTGTAAAAGTTTTTTATCACTCATTGACTCCTCCTGAATTGTAGTGAAAGGCCTGGCTACTCCAATAAGTCAGATGTAGCCCACACTCTTATTTAAGCAATCCCCATGCCACGGCCCCACAACCGGTCAACAAGGTTTCATGGTCATGATTTTATGTAAATTGTTCCCATCATGTATGTTCTCAACAGGTGTCTCAACCCACAGTCGCGCGGTCATATATGGCCAAGTGGTCAAATACGACCTGTGCATAGCCGGTTTGTATTCGCGCAGCTCTAACTTGAGAGGATGTTCTCGTCTTTTTCGTGCGATGAATCAGGAAAGAATTATGGAAGAATAGACAGATACGCAGAGAAAGTGGTTTTATGACAAGATGAATTGCGAAACAATGGAGAATATCGAGAAGTGGAATGCTTAACCGGGTCTTGGTGAAGAGGATTACAAGCATTTGAAGATGTGTTCTCGGACAACCTCCTAGGAGGCTGTCCGAGAATAGGAAATTTGCTCAAACTCGAGAAGTTTTCAGAAAATAAGCACAGCCATATATTTAATATTGCGAGCATTATTTTCTGAAAAATCCGAAGATTTTGGGTAAAGAGCCATCCTCGGACAACCTCCTAGCGCCTCTCTTTTCGAATGTGTTGCAGCTGCGCCTCTAAATCAGATATCTGTTCAAGAAGGTCCATCACAAGACCGCATCCCATCAGATTGAGTCCCAGATCGTTTTTCAATCTCTCAATTTTTTGAACCCTTGCGACAATAGTATCCTCAAAAAGCGGTTCAGGGCTTTCAACCGCTGGATCAATCAGTCCATAGACGATATATCTTCTTAATACTGCAGGATGCTTTCCAACCAGCCGGCCAAGTTCATCTAATGTTATAAGTCTCGTTTCGAGGTGTTGCGCATATATTATTAGATCATGTCTTTTCATACGGTTTCGCCCTTTGCGTCTTTTCCTCTCTCGGGTCAAAGTCGGAAATATTCAACAGTTCCTCAAACAACTGCTTTTCTTTGTCAGTCAGAGATCGGGGTATTCGAATATCTATTTCAACGATGATATTTCCGGCGGAAGCTCCTTTCTTTGGTATGCCAAATCCTTTTAACCGAAATTGTTTTCCATTTTGAGTACCGGCCGGCAAGGAGAGCATTACTGTACCATTGACAGTCTTTACAGGTATTTTCGCACCAAGAGCAGCCTCCCATGGAGACACCGAAACCGATGTATGCAGATTATGACCGACAACATGGAACCTCTGGTCTGGAGAGATGGATATCCTGAGCAGCAAATCGCCGTCTTTACCACTTCCGATCCCTTTTTCTCCCTGACCGGCCAGCCGAATAATGGAACCGTTTGTTACCCCTTTAGGTATTTTGACCTGGAGTTTTTTTTCCTTGGGTATCACCTTCCCATCAACACTTGCCTCGAAAACCTGAAATGTAATGATACGTGTTGCGCCGGAAAACACCTCAGGTAATTCAACTTCTATTTCAGCCTCATGAGAGCTTCCCGCAGCACTGAAGAAATTTTCATACCTCCCCCCTGACGATTCACGGGTAGCACGATCGCCGAAAAGATTGTTGAAGAACTCGCTAAAATCGTCAGTTCCTTGAAAACCATTCGCATTGTTTGAATGCTGATACGATTGGTAACGGAATTTTCCGTCATTTGCTGCTCCCCTGTTCCATCCTGGTGGAGGCTGCTGACCTGCTTTCTCCGAATCTTTGCCATACATGTCATAGAGTTTTCGCTTCTCAGGGTCGTTTAACACCTCTTTTGCTTCATTAATCTCTCTGAATTTTAATTCAGCATCATGGTCTTTACTGACATCAGGATGGTATTTACGGGCAAGCTTCCTGTAGGCTCGGTGTATGTCATCTTTCCCCGCGTCCTTGGAAACACCAAGAATTTTATAATAATCTTTGTATTTCATAAACGTATCATGATCTGTTGTTGCCCGTGACTTTTGGTCCTCTATAGGGCCGAACCTGTTTCTTTCAATATCTCCAATAGATTATGTTTTCGTAACACGTCAGCTCCATGGCTCGGATGTACTCAGGAAAGAGCCTGATATACGAGGCGAAGTGTCTTTAGCTGCACTCTATTCCAATTGTCAGTAAGTGTTGCTTATACACTCGATTCGTCTTTTGTTTTTTGTTGTTTCAGTATCCTTCTGAGTTCATCTCCTGATATGCTTTCTTTTACTGAGAGGAGTTCAGCCAGTTCATCCAGAACGTCTCGTCGTTCCGAGAGAATTGCCTGTACCCTCTTGTGAGCTTCATCGATCAATTTACTAATTTCACTATCAATTTCGGCACTTTTGGCTTCACTGTAGTTTTTTGCAGACGGAAATCCTTCTGGCATAAACATTACCTGCCGTGGCTGTTCATAGCAGACCAATCCAAGACGATCACTCATGCCATACTGAGTGACCATGGTGCGGGCAATATCTGAGGCCCGCTGTAAATCATTCTGGGCACCGGTCGATATTTCGTTAAAAACAAGCTCTTCTGCTACTCTGCCGCCAAGGAGAATAGCAAGGCGATCAAGCAACTCAGAACGGGTCATGAGATAACGGTCTTCGGTTGGCTGCTGCTGGGTGTATCCAAGGGCCGATATTCCACGCGGAATAATGGAAATCTTATGCACCGGGTCAGCATGTTCAACAGATTCCGCGACTATCGCGTGTCCTGACTCATGGTAGGTGACAATCTCCTTCTCCTGGGCACTCATAACCCGGTTCTTCTTTTGCAGACCGGCGACGACCCGTTCGATTGCTTCATCAAAATCAATCAATTCCACCGTTTCTTTCTCATTCCGGGCTGCAAGCAGCGCAGCTTCATTGATGATGTTGGCCAGATCCGCGCCAACAAATCCGGGAGTTCGTCCTGCGAGCTTGCCAAGGTCTACATCTGGGCTCAGCACCACATTCTTTGTATGAATTTCCAGAATAGCCTTGCGACCGTTAATATCTGGTCGGTCAACCAATACCTGACGGTCAAAACGGCCAGGTCGCAGCAGGGCGGGGTCAAGAATCTCGGGACGGTTGGTAGCAGCCATGATGATGACGCCCTTGTTGGTCTCAAACCCATCCATCTCAACCAGTAGTTGATTGAGTGTCTGTTCCCGCTCGTCATGTCCGCCCATGGTATTCACACCACGGGCTTTGCCAATTGCATCGAGTTCATCAATAAAAATAATGCAGGGAGCCTGAGAAGCTGCCTGGGAGAAAAGATCGCGAACGCGAGCCGCACCTACGCCAACAAACATCTCAACAAATTCAGAACCGCTGATGCTAAAAAAAGGCACTTTCGCTTCCCCGGCCACAGCCCGGGCCAGGAGTGTTTTCCCTGTGCCCGGCGGACCGACCAGAAGCACACCTTTAGGTATCCTGCCGCCTAGTTTTTGTGATTTTTCCGGAGAGCTTAAGAACTCAACAACTTCTTCAAGCTCTTCCTGCGCTTCATCAATCCCTGCCACATCAGCAAAGGATACATTGGTATCACTCTCTGCAAAAATCTTGGCCTTATTCTTGGAAAAAGACATAACCCCAGCCCCAGGCCCCATCTTTTTCATGGCGTAGAAATAGAAGAGAAAAAAAATGCCGAGCGGCAGCAGCCAGGAAAGGATAGTGCTCAGCAATCTATTCTGGTATTTACCGGAATAGCTGACTTTGCTGTCAGCGAGTTCCTTCACTAATCCTGGATCATCAACCCGAATGGTGGAAATCTGTCGATCCGGGACTCCTTTAAGCGTCGCCGTAATATATTCAGGACCGATGATCAAGTTGTCCAGCGTGCCTTCAGTAAGATGCTGCTTGAACTGACTGTAAGGAATTGTCTCAACTTTATCGGAAAAGAAAAATGGCTGCAGATAAGAGAATAGTAATATGGCGATAAACACATACCAGATATTCAATCGTTGCTTTGGGAATTTACCATTCTCGTCTTTGGGGGAGTGGTTAAGTCCTAACATTGAGCGAAGCCTGTCTCCTGAGTTCTCATTTTCGTTTTTGTTTGAATCGGACATCTTTCCACCACCTCTTCTATCGGGCTTACTCCTGGCCCGGATTTCTCATCAATTCAGGCGGTGTAAGGTTCGAAGTTTATGGCATTGAACAGGGAGCACTATCCACATGATGCAGAGCAGGTGTACCTGCAATCTCATTTAAGCAATCCCTGTGCCAGGATCCTTTTACCTGCTATCGACGCGTCTTATCCTCCTGCCTTGATTCAGAATATCCACTCATGCAGGTTGTCTTAAGTACATTCAAATATTCACAACGGTAAAGTCCTGAGGTCATATATGACCAAGTGGTCATATACGACCTCCACATAGCCGGTTTGCTTATTGCCTGGTCTTATGCCAAAAACAGTTTTTGTCTCTTTGGTGCGCTGTATTGAAAAATAGTGTTCAGGCACATAGGGTATGGATAGGCATCTGCAAAAAATTTCTCACCGAAAAGTCGTTCTGTGAGAGGCTGATTTGTGAGACAATAGAGAACATCAGGAAATGTTCAACTTTGCCGGATTTTTATGAAGGGAAAGACAGGTTTTTGATAATGAGAACCCATCCGCAGAAGATATATGTGGGCAATACCCTATTGATGTTCATGATAATCCAGCCATGAAAGAAATATATTCACAGAACCACATAACACTGCTGCACAACGGCGAAGCCCTTTTTACTTCCATCGAAGCTTCACTGGATGAAGCGGTGCATGAAATTTATATCCTGAGTTATATTTTTAAAAATGATCACATTGGACGACGCATTGCGGAAGCCCTCAGGAGGGCGGCTTTACGCGGGGTAAGAACGCATCTCCTGATCGATGGATTCGGCTCGAAGAATTTGCCGCACACCATGATTGACTACATGAAAGCTGGAGGGATCATGGTGCGAAAGTTCCGACCTAAGATATCACCCTGGACTTTTCGGCGTAGAAGACTTCGGCGCCTGCACAGGAAAATAGTGGTGGTTGATCTAAAAATTGCCTTTGTCGGGGGCATGAATATTCAAGACCAGAAGATAACGTCTGATCAGGCTGAATCTTTTTATGACTTTGCCGTGAGCGTAGAGGGGCCGCTGGTTAGATCAATTTACTCGTCATGCGTACAGGTCTGGACGCATGTAACCAGAAACCGTTTACGTTTTGCCCTGAGTCGGAAGAGGAAAAGTGACCTTCCAAGACCGCAATCACCTGGCACTATGCGCGTAGCGTTTCTCGAAAGGGATAACTTCCACCATCGTCGTGACATTGAAAACGCCTACCTGCAGGCAATTAATCAAGCCGACACCGAAATCATCATAGCCAATGCCTATTTTTTACCTGGTATGAATTTTCGTCATGCCCTCTGTGCTGCTGCCAGGCGTGGTGTCCGCGTGGTTTTACTGTTGCAGGGAAAGATGGATCATCGTTTGTTTCATTTCGCAGCAGAGGCGCTCTATGGAAGTTTTCTTGATGCGGGAATTGAGATCTATGAGCACCACAAAGCTTTTCTGCATGCCAAAGTCGCTGTGAT of the Desulfosediminicola ganghwensis genome contains:
- the hflK gene encoding FtsH protease activity modulator HflK, which produces MSEQEDNIRKSLKPALDVLENFKLKLGNFKPKESLLFIAVLLVVVLLGSSWFTVQPEETGIVQRFGKVVRTASPGLHFKFPLSIETVRRLPTARVLKEEFGFRTMSSLPGMKTRYAPSGTHVEESLMLTGDLNVIDVQWIIQYRIEDPILYLFKVRNTAKTIRDTTEAIMRRAVGNRLGSDVLTTGRVAVASEAKVEIQKVLTSYQSGVRLVTVELQDVTPPDRVKPAFNEVNESRQDKERTINIAQERANREIPKARGVATQSISEAEGYALERINRAEGEATRFTAILAEYQKAPQVTRRRLYLETMTDFLAEMKGLYIVDTDQKAMVPWLPLKSVDGATAGGE
- a CDS encoding putative quinol monooxygenase, with the translated sequence MIIIRTILNTLPEKKREVLQTLLAMVEAPANDNGLLSYGIYTDIGNNNIFNLISEWETRGHMNDHLNSDTFSVLLGTQSLLLKPIEIQILNVSSIEGIEAVYAARKAKG
- a CDS encoding chaperone modulator CbpM, which translates into the protein MKRHDLIIYAQHLETRLITLDELGRLVGKHPAVLRRYIVYGLIDPAVESPEPLFEDTIVARVQKIERLKNDLGLNLMGCGLVMDLLEQISDLEAQLQHIRKERR
- a CDS encoding DnaJ C-terminal domain-containing protein; its protein translation is MKYKDYYKILGVSKDAGKDDIHRAYRKLARKYHPDVSKDHDAELKFREINEAKEVLNDPEKRKLYDMYGKDSEKAGQQPPPGWNRGAANDGKFRYQSYQHSNNANGFQGTDDFSEFFNNLFGDRATRESSGGRYENFFSAAGSSHEAEIEVELPEVFSGATRIITFQVFEASVDGKVIPKEKKLQVKIPKGVTNGSIIRLAGQGEKGIGSGKDGDLLLRISISPDQRFHVVGHNLHTSVSVSPWEAALGAKIPVKTVNGTVMLSLPAGTQNGKQFRLKGFGIPKKGASAGNIIVEIDIRIPRSLTDKEKQLFEELLNISDFDPREEKTQRAKPYEKT
- the ftsH gene encoding ATP-dependent zinc metalloprotease FtsH — protein: MSDSNKNENENSGDRLRSMLGLNHSPKDENGKFPKQRLNIWYVFIAILLFSYLQPFFFSDKVETIPYSQFKQHLTEGTLDNLIIGPEYITATLKGVPDRQISTIRVDDPGLVKELADSKVSYSGKYQNRLLSTILSWLLPLGIFFLFYFYAMKKMGPGAGVMSFSKNKAKIFAESDTNVSFADVAGIDEAQEELEEVVEFLSSPEKSQKLGGRIPKGVLLVGPPGTGKTLLARAVAGEAKVPFFSISGSEFVEMFVGVGAARVRDLFSQAASQAPCIIFIDELDAIGKARGVNTMGGHDEREQTLNQLLVEMDGFETNKGVIIMAATNRPEILDPALLRPGRFDRQVLVDRPDINGRKAILEIHTKNVVLSPDVDLGKLAGRTPGFVGADLANIINEAALLAARNEKETVELIDFDEAIERVVAGLQKKNRVMSAQEKEIVTYHESGHAIVAESVEHADPVHKISIIPRGISALGYTQQQPTEDRYLMTRSELLDRLAILLGGRVAEELVFNEISTGAQNDLQRASDIARTMVTQYGMSDRLGLVCYEQPRQVMFMPEGFPSAKNYSEAKSAEIDSEISKLIDEAHKRVQAILSERRDVLDELAELLSVKESISGDELRRILKQQKTKDESSV
- the clsB gene encoding cardiolipin synthase ClsB produces the protein MKEIYSQNHITLLHNGEALFTSIEASLDEAVHEIYILSYIFKNDHIGRRIAEALRRAALRGVRTHLLIDGFGSKNLPHTMIDYMKAGGIMVRKFRPKISPWTFRRRRLRRLHRKIVVVDLKIAFVGGMNIQDQKITSDQAESFYDFAVSVEGPLVRSIYSSCVQVWTHVTRNRLRFALSRKRKSDLPRPQSPGTMRVAFLERDNFHHRRDIENAYLQAINQADTEIIIANAYFLPGMNFRHALCAAARRGVRVVLLLQGKMDHRLFHFAAEALYGSFLDAGIEIYEHHKAFLHAKVAVIDSYWATFGSSNLDPFSLLLSLEANVVVLNHTFATALKASLDQAISNEARRIWGNAWKLQPLALRLVSWFSYGLVRFMVGIAGYAPNNWPERIARRL